A genomic window from Pygocentrus nattereri isolate fPygNat1 chromosome 22, fPygNat1.pri, whole genome shotgun sequence includes:
- the hgsnat gene encoding heparan-alpha-glucosaminide N-acetyltransferase isoform X1: MRKGQIQTSGEEKREEGVAADDMAPKKHQGLIFIAVIVAFLALCVAPLTAELPSSRPRRKTAALKMDEAALYVINEVESEMLLSIMSDHCFQCFPQPVGRIPAGPGPGVPATLGFTVSTQHALILQLNSTPLNTELCRMHFHFGEHGNYSLWVKNLNDLSQVNCTMVTDSEPINSYLPILLAFLVFASLYVLAAIWNSVKGLDAVRNLLLRLGSTMEAERLINSELGSPSRVVESSAESIIPATAGRRLRSLDTFRGLALVVMVFVNYGGGRYWFFRHESWNGLTVADLVFPWFVFIMGTSISLSVNGALCRGAMRSHLLRKVCWRSLQLFLIGVFIINPNYCLGPLSWDSLRIPGVLQRLAFTYLVVAVLDVLVARVHQDSSLTDVWWYPAHDIFLNWPAWICVITMETLWLCLTFLLPVPGCPTGYLGPGGVGDFGQYPDCTGGAAGYIDRWLLGENHIYQTPSTRVVYQTTVPFDPEGVLGSINSVLMAFLGLQAGKVLLHYREQHRQIITRFLVWSFLLGIFSAVLTKCSRNQGYIPVNKNLWSLSYVTTLSCFAFVVLLVVYYTVDVKRWWSGAPFFYPGMNSILVYVGHEVFEDYFPFRWRMANSQSHSEHLAQNLLATSIWVLISYVLYRKKIFWKI; encoded by the exons ATGCGAAAAGGGCAAATACAGACGTCTGGCGAAGAGAAAAGGGAGGAGGGAGTCGCAGCGGATGATATGGCACCTAAAAAACATCAAGGATTGATTTTTATCGCTGTAATTGTGGCCTTTTTGGCCTTGTGTGTGGCTCCTCTCACAGCTGAGCTCCCCT CCTCCAGACCTCGGCGTAAGACTGCAGCGTTGAAGATGGACGAGGCGGCCCTGTACGTGATAAACGAGGTCGAGAGTGAGATGCTGCTGTCCATCATGTCTGACCACTGCTTTCAG tgttttccgCAGCCTGTAGGACGGATACCGGCCGGGCCTGGGCCAGGTGTGCCTGCCACACTGGGCTTCACTGTGAGCACCCAGCATGCACTTATACTGCAACTCAACAGCACTCCATTAAACACAGAACTGTGCAG GATgcatttccattttggagagCATGGGAACTACTCTCTGTGGGTGAAGAACCTGAACGATCTCTCACAGGTCAACTGCACCATGGTCACTGACTCCGAGCCGATCAATAGCTACCTAC cCATCTTGCTTGCCttccttgtgtttgccagtttGTATGTATTGGCTGCCATCTGGAACTCAGTGAAGGG gCTGGACGCCGTGAGGAATCTTCTCCTTCGTTTGGGGAGCACCATGGAGGCTGAAAGACTCATCAATTCC GAGCTGGGCTCTCCCAGCCGGGTGGTGGAATCCTCGGCCGAGTCAATTATACCTGCCACTGCTGGCCGGAGGCTTCGCTCTCTCGACACATTCAGAGG CCTTGCTctggtggtgatggtgtttgtgaatTATGGAGGAGGACGCTATTGGTTCTTCAGACACGAGAGCTGGAACG GACTCACTGTAGCTGACCTGGTCTTTCCCTG GTTTGTGTTCATCATGGGTACGTCCATATCCCTGTCCGTAAACGGTGCTCTGTGCCGGGGAGCCATGCGTTCTCATCTGCTCAGGAAAGTCTGCTGGAGGAGCTTACAGCTCTTCCTCATCGGAGTCTTCATCATCAACCCCAACTACTGCCTCGGGCCGC TATCCTGGGACTCGCTCCGTATTCCTGGTGTACTGCAGCGTTTAGCCTTTACCTACCTGGTTGTGGCCGTGTTGGATGTGTTGGTGGCCCGAGTTCATCAGGACAGCTCACTAACT GATGTGTGGTGGTACCCCGCCCATGATATCTTCCTGAACTGGCCTGCATGGATATGTGTGATCACCATGGAAACACTGTGGCTGTGCTTGACCTTCTTGCTGCCCGTTCCAGGCTGCCCGAC TGGATATTTGGGTCCAGGGGGAGTCGGGGATTTTGGTCAGTATCCAGACTGCACTGGAGGAGCTGCAGGCTACATCGACCGCTGGCTGCTGGGAGAAAACCATATTTACCAAACCCCGTCGACACGG GTCGTCTATCAGACCACAGTGCCCTTTGACCCTGAGGGAGTTCTTGGCAGTATTAACTCTGTGTTGATGGCCTTCCTCGGCCTTCAG GCGGGGAAGGTTCTCCTGcactacagagagcagcacagGCAGATCATCACCCGTTTCCTGGTGTGGAGCTTCCTGCTG GGAATCTTCTCCGCTGTTCTGACCAAATGCTCCAGAAATCAGGGCTACATCCCCGTCAACAAGAACCTGTG GTCTCTGTCGTATGTGACGACTCTCAGCTGCTTTGCGTTTGTGGTCTTGCTGGTGGTCTACTACACAGTGGATGTGAAAAGGTGGTGGTCTGGAGCCCCGTTCTTCTACCCAG GTATGAACTCCATCCTGGTGTATGTGGGTCATGAGGTGTTTGAAGACTACTTCCCGTTCCGCTGGAGGATGGCCAACAGCCAATCACACTCCGAGCACCTGGCCCAGAACCTGCTGGCCACATCCATATGGGTCCTCATCTCCTACGTCCTCTACAGGAAGAAGATCTTCTGGAAGATCTAA
- the hgsnat gene encoding heparan-alpha-glucosaminide N-acetyltransferase isoform X2 — translation MVRCCRGDSSRPRRKTAALKMDEAALYVINEVESEMLLSIMSDHCFQCFPQPVGRIPAGPGPGVPATLGFTVSTQHALILQLNSTPLNTELCRMHFHFGEHGNYSLWVKNLNDLSQVNCTMVTDSEPINSYLPILLAFLVFASLYVLAAIWNSVKGLDAVRNLLLRLGSTMEAERLINSELGSPSRVVESSAESIIPATAGRRLRSLDTFRGLALVVMVFVNYGGGRYWFFRHESWNGLTVADLVFPWFVFIMGTSISLSVNGALCRGAMRSHLLRKVCWRSLQLFLIGVFIINPNYCLGPLSWDSLRIPGVLQRLAFTYLVVAVLDVLVARVHQDSSLTDVWWYPAHDIFLNWPAWICVITMETLWLCLTFLLPVPGCPTGYLGPGGVGDFGQYPDCTGGAAGYIDRWLLGENHIYQTPSTRVVYQTTVPFDPEGVLGSINSVLMAFLGLQAGKVLLHYREQHRQIITRFLVWSFLLGIFSAVLTKCSRNQGYIPVNKNLWSLSYVTTLSCFAFVVLLVVYYTVDVKRWWSGAPFFYPGMNSILVYVGHEVFEDYFPFRWRMANSQSHSEHLAQNLLATSIWVLISYVLYRKKIFWKI, via the exons ATGGTGCGGTGTTGCCGTGGCGATT CCTCCAGACCTCGGCGTAAGACTGCAGCGTTGAAGATGGACGAGGCGGCCCTGTACGTGATAAACGAGGTCGAGAGTGAGATGCTGCTGTCCATCATGTCTGACCACTGCTTTCAG tgttttccgCAGCCTGTAGGACGGATACCGGCCGGGCCTGGGCCAGGTGTGCCTGCCACACTGGGCTTCACTGTGAGCACCCAGCATGCACTTATACTGCAACTCAACAGCACTCCATTAAACACAGAACTGTGCAG GATgcatttccattttggagagCATGGGAACTACTCTCTGTGGGTGAAGAACCTGAACGATCTCTCACAGGTCAACTGCACCATGGTCACTGACTCCGAGCCGATCAATAGCTACCTAC cCATCTTGCTTGCCttccttgtgtttgccagtttGTATGTATTGGCTGCCATCTGGAACTCAGTGAAGGG gCTGGACGCCGTGAGGAATCTTCTCCTTCGTTTGGGGAGCACCATGGAGGCTGAAAGACTCATCAATTCC GAGCTGGGCTCTCCCAGCCGGGTGGTGGAATCCTCGGCCGAGTCAATTATACCTGCCACTGCTGGCCGGAGGCTTCGCTCTCTCGACACATTCAGAGG CCTTGCTctggtggtgatggtgtttgtgaatTATGGAGGAGGACGCTATTGGTTCTTCAGACACGAGAGCTGGAACG GACTCACTGTAGCTGACCTGGTCTTTCCCTG GTTTGTGTTCATCATGGGTACGTCCATATCCCTGTCCGTAAACGGTGCTCTGTGCCGGGGAGCCATGCGTTCTCATCTGCTCAGGAAAGTCTGCTGGAGGAGCTTACAGCTCTTCCTCATCGGAGTCTTCATCATCAACCCCAACTACTGCCTCGGGCCGC TATCCTGGGACTCGCTCCGTATTCCTGGTGTACTGCAGCGTTTAGCCTTTACCTACCTGGTTGTGGCCGTGTTGGATGTGTTGGTGGCCCGAGTTCATCAGGACAGCTCACTAACT GATGTGTGGTGGTACCCCGCCCATGATATCTTCCTGAACTGGCCTGCATGGATATGTGTGATCACCATGGAAACACTGTGGCTGTGCTTGACCTTCTTGCTGCCCGTTCCAGGCTGCCCGAC TGGATATTTGGGTCCAGGGGGAGTCGGGGATTTTGGTCAGTATCCAGACTGCACTGGAGGAGCTGCAGGCTACATCGACCGCTGGCTGCTGGGAGAAAACCATATTTACCAAACCCCGTCGACACGG GTCGTCTATCAGACCACAGTGCCCTTTGACCCTGAGGGAGTTCTTGGCAGTATTAACTCTGTGTTGATGGCCTTCCTCGGCCTTCAG GCGGGGAAGGTTCTCCTGcactacagagagcagcacagGCAGATCATCACCCGTTTCCTGGTGTGGAGCTTCCTGCTG GGAATCTTCTCCGCTGTTCTGACCAAATGCTCCAGAAATCAGGGCTACATCCCCGTCAACAAGAACCTGTG GTCTCTGTCGTATGTGACGACTCTCAGCTGCTTTGCGTTTGTGGTCTTGCTGGTGGTCTACTACACAGTGGATGTGAAAAGGTGGTGGTCTGGAGCCCCGTTCTTCTACCCAG GTATGAACTCCATCCTGGTGTATGTGGGTCATGAGGTGTTTGAAGACTACTTCCCGTTCCGCTGGAGGATGGCCAACAGCCAATCACACTCCGAGCACCTGGCCCAGAACCTGCTGGCCACATCCATATGGGTCCTCATCTCCTACGTCCTCTACAGGAAGAAGATCTTCTGGAAGATCTAA